The sequence ACTCATAATTTACTCTGCTCCAAGGCTCCAACACCAAAGAAACAGTACACACTCTCTCTTTTTCCCTCAAAACCTTCTTGGTCACTTCCTGTCTTTAAGAATCTATCAGCTCATAACACGTAGGAATCACTTCTTGGCTTTTAAGAAGCTATCAGCTTACAACTCGTTGGAGCATAGCAGTTACTAACGTCTCGTTTCCCTTTCCTCTCCTTTCTCTTCTGGTGTTTTCTTCTTCGGTTAAGAGTTCAGACAAACTAACCATTTGCATGCGTCAGTCTTGTTTCTTTGTAAGGAAAGACATTTAAAGACAAGCACTttcatagagagagagagagagagagagagagacttagGAGAGAGTAAAAGAGCATTCAGGATCGGATAAATGGCTGAATTTGGAGGGAAATGGAGGGGTTTGAAATCGGTGTTGATGGTTTTGATCAACTTTTTGTTAGCTTTTGTGTTTGTTTCAGCTGAAAGAGGCTTGACACGTGAAGCAACATCAGCAAGGATGGATGAAACTGGCGATTCTGTATCCAGTCATGTTCTCAAAGCTGTGAGTTTTTTATGGCAGCCTGATCAGCAAGGTTATCAACATGTTTGGCCGGTAAAAATCCTGATACCCTTTTCTTAAAGAACATTTAgtgtacattaaaataaaaagaaatgaaaagatgggTGACTTTCCATGCACTGGTTATTTAATTAGTTGGTAGCAGATATGTAGAAGGAACATCTTTTTTTTGCTGGATTGAGTGCTTGTTTTGTGGATGGAATCAAAAAGTGCTTGACTTATTGTATGGTTTTTGGTTTAATTGTTGATTAAGACTTTATGTgagtttgatatatatatgaatgtttTCGTGAGCAGGAAATGAAATTTGACTGGCGAATTGTTTTGGGTTCAATCATTGGATTCTTCGGTGCCGCCTTTGGGAGTGTAGGCGGTGTTGGCGGCGGCGGCATTTTCGTCCCCATGCTTAGCCTAATTATTGGGTTCGATCCTAAATCTGCAACAGCTATTTCTAAATGTAAGAAACCATCGAATTTTCTGTGTAAATagggtttctttttgtttttaacccACTCTTCCCCATTACAGAAAAAGGAAAACCTTCTTGATTCATTTGATTTATCAGTTTGACTAATGGGTTTGTGGGAACAGGAACGCAGCTTTCACAGAGGCTTGTTTGTGAGAAAATTTCATGTTTTACTAGCAAAGTAATGGATTTTAGTGTATATAATCTTGACAGGTATGATCATGGGTGCAGCAGTTTCAAGTGTTTACTATAATCTTAAGCTAAGGCACCCAACGATCGACATGCCCGTTATTGACTATGACCTGGCTCTGCTCATCCAACCGATGCTTATGCTTGGTATTAGTCTAGGTGTTGCTTTAAATGTAGTTTTTGCAGACTGGATGGTCACAGTGCTGCTCATTGTTCTTTTCACAGGTAAATGTTAGctcattttctttccctttcactcatgtttctttcttctgaTTAATTCTTTTTGCTGATTGCAATTGTTTGTAGTTACATCAACAAAGGCATTCTTCAAGGGTGTTGAAACATGGAGAAAGGAGACAATAATGAAACGTGTAATCTCATCAACCTGTTCTTTATTTATGCTTAATTAGGGTTTGTGCCTGCACAAACTTCATTTTGAACTGCATGGTTATGTGTTgaaaaaatgtaaatttaagTCTAACCATTTGAATCACACTTTTTTCTCCCATTATAGGAGGCTGCGAAGCATTTGGAGTCCAATGGTGAGTTACttcctctttcctttttctttttttttcccgggAAGTCCAGCAAGTGATCCCTGCTCGTTAATATCTTTCTCAGGTACCGATGCCGGGGAAGTGGAATACAAGCCTCTTCGTGGCGGTCCGAGCAACAGCCAAGGAAAGGAGACCAAGGAACTAGAGGTGAGAATACTTTGTTAGCTGAAATCAACATCAAAGAGTCCTCAAAACTAATACAATTTATGACTGTAGATCACTGTTTTTGAGAATGTTTACTGGAAGGAACTTGgacttcttgtttttgtttgggttGCATTCCTCGTGCTGCAGATTGCAAAGGTTTTGTTGTGCTTTGATTActttctacctttttttttcctagcttATAATAAATCAATGTCTAAATGATGAGAGATCCTGATCTCTTGCTCACAGGAGAGTACATATACCTGTTCGATAGGATATTGGGTGTTGAACTTGTTACAGGTACTTTTTATCGCAGTAGTGGTCTCTATccgtttcttcttttttgtgcaTTTATGTTTGTGTCTGCATGTGAATCTAGGAATCATCTTGCTGATAATTGATTGTTGGGTCTAtgaagattttatatatatatataataataaaataaaattatttgagagtACATGTTagatatatatatctaaaattGTTTAAGAATTTATACATAAAGATTTGATTTTCTTCGGCTTTGACCAATTCTTTAAAAACTGAGTTGTTGCAAATCACAAGCcgtctaattgttttttttaatgataattcaCACGAATCATCACTAAAAAATCTGTCAAATATCTATTTAAGTGAGAATGATTGCTATGTTTACAATGCTCGCTTTTTATTTTGTGACTTATATGGTTCTTTTCTATTTAACAAATaatcactaaaaatataaaaggcatATCTTactatttataagaaatttgaaaaaccctataaattggTAAATAACAATATGCCCCtaaataatatccatatattaatttaaaataattttataaattaactcaattaagtccttacttgatttttctagtctaaaaatataatcctatgtattaattatattctagtccttaacttctaaaatatattttaatcagatcatacttaattaaa is a genomic window of Populus alba chromosome 18, ASM523922v2, whole genome shotgun sequence containing:
- the LOC118051050 gene encoding sulfite exporter TauE/SafE family protein 3, with the translated sequence MAEFGGKWRGLKSVLMVLINFLLAFVFVSAERGLTREATSARMDETGDSVSSHVLKAVSFLWQPDQQGYQHVWPEMKFDWRIVLGSIIGFFGAAFGSVGGVGGGGIFVPMLSLIIGFDPKSATAISKCMIMGAAVSSVYYNLKLRHPTIDMPVIDYDLALLIQPMLMLGISLGVALNVVFADWMVTVLLIVLFTVTSTKAFFKGVETWRKETIMKREAAKHLESNGTDAGEVEYKPLRGGPSNSQGKETKELEITVFENVYWKELGLLVFVWVAFLVLQIAKESTYTCSIGYWVLNLLQIPVAVGVTLYEVVSLYTGRRAIASKGDEGTKFRVLQLMTYCAFGVLAGVVGGLLGLGGGFIMGPLFLELGVPPQVSSATATFAMTFSSSMSVVEYYLLKRFPVPYAVYFVVVATFAAFIGQHIVRRLIIVFGRASLIIFILAFTIFVSAILLGGFGISNMIGKIHHQEYMGFENLCKYDG